In the Drosophila takahashii strain IR98-3 E-12201 chromosome 3R, DtakHiC1v2, whole genome shotgun sequence genome, one interval contains:
- the LOC138913621 gene encoding uncharacterized protein, with protein sequence MSKQKGSRFVWPNEAVLKNTHIYKDMANSLKDFGRSHVEVKQKMENIKKKYRIELAKVRPSGGTPSTWEYFERVAILMQGSRAVDVHPTDSTDSQSSAAMDKATKWTKALPLTLMAPRAPKQSVAKQVRTMNSFKFKKGSWK encoded by the exons ATGTCGAAACAAAAag GTTCCCGATTTGTGTGGCCGAATGAGGCCGTCCTAAAGAACACGCACATATACAAGGATATGGCCAACAGCCTTAAGGATTTCGGCCGATCACATGTGgaggtaaaacaaaaaatggaaaacattaagaaaaaatacag AATCGAACTGGCGAAGGTTAGACCTTCGGGAGGTACCCCCTCCACATGGGAGTATTTCGAGCGGGTGGCTATCCTGATGCAAGGGTCGCGAGCAGTGGATGTGCACCCAACTGACAGCACAG actCTCAATCTTCGGCAGCGATGGACAAGGCGACGAAATGGACGAAAGCACTGCCACTGACTTTGATGGCCCCTCGGGCTCCCAAACAAAGCGTCGCAAAACAAGTAAGGACGATGAATtccttcaaatttaaaaaaggaagCTGGAAGTAA